The sequence AATGGGTATTTTCCATTCCGATCTCTTCTGCTTTTTGATTCATTAAAAAAACAAAACCATCTAAACTTCCACCAACATGCTCGGCTATAGCCACAGCAGCATCATTACCAGACCGAAGCATTAATCCATAAACCAAATCTTCTAATTTTATCTTTTCATTTGGCTGTAAATAAATAGACGAACCTTCTGTACCAACTGCGTTATTACTAATGGTTACCGTTTCATCTAATTTTCCAGACTCAATCGCAAGAATAGCGGTCATGATTTTCGTAATACTTGCAATTCTTTTCTTCTCATGTGCACTCTTTTCGTATAAAACCCTACCTGACTGCTGTTCCATTAAAATAGCACTGCTTGCACTGACTGAAGCAGCACCTTGCACATTATGGGGAAGATACAGTAAGAAGGATGAGATCATTAAAGTACAAATTAATAAGTATTTAAAAGATTTCATTCTGTTATCCCTCTTCTCCTTTATCGGTTTGTACAAGTTTATGCCACTCTTGTCCCGTTATGACAAAAAAGAATGCAGGCCTTTTCCGAAGACCTGCCCTTCTCACCTTCTTAAACATTATAAAATCTTCTAAAATGGCTTCCATTTTAATTGTCTCGCTTTTAAAAAACGCTCCTCGACATCTTTCCAATTGACCGTATTCCACCAATTGTCTACATAGCTTGCCTTATTATTTTTATATTGTAAATAGTAAGCATGTTCCCATACATCAAGAGCAAGTAGGGGAATCGTATCCCATTGCGTTAAAATCATATGTCTCTCGGATTGGAGGATTTCCAAATGGCGTGAACGAGGGGACCAGACAAGAATGGCCCAACCAACTCCTTCAACTGCCTTGGCAGCTTCAGAGAAATGTTTTTTGAATAAGTCAAAACTGCCAAAGTACTTCTCAATTTCTCTAAGTAATAATCGACCAGGGGCTCCACCACCTTTTGGAGTCATATTATTCCAAAAGATTGTATGCAGATAATGACCTGACCCATGAAAGGCCAATTCTCGAGACCAATGCTTTACAAGGGAGAAGTCATTATTTTTTCTAGCCTGGGCAAGACTAATCTCTGCTTTATTCAGTCCATCTACATAGGATTGATGATGCTTTTGATGATGCAATTTCATGATTTCCTCTGAGATATAAGGCTCAAGAGCATTATATTCATAAGGCAAAGGCGGCAGCACATGCTTTCCTGGTTGAACATAAGTTTCATTTATAAAAGTACTTCCATGACTTTGACGTTCGATAAAGTATTGTTCGACTTCCTCATGAAGAGCTGCAACTTCTCCTTGTACAACTGAAAGCACCTCATTCGATGCATCTTCCTCCACAAGCCTTGATAATTGCGTTGAAAAGTCATGAATTCGCAAGTATATGCTTTCATTTTCATTTACTCCTTCATCTTTTAAAACAGTTAACACGTCTTCCTTCCATTTAAGCACTTCTTCTAAATACTCGTGCCTAGAATTCATCGTCATGCCTCCCCATTATCAAATTTTCCTCCACCACTATCCTATGGATAGTAATGAAGATTATTGCTTGACTAAACATAAAAGGTGCCAGGTACATCCAAAAAGGATGTACCTGGCACCTTTGTACCTAATCATCAAAACGGTCAAAAAATAAATCGGCTTCCGCTTGGAAGTCGTCTTCTTCTACCTTTTCCGGAAGCGGCGGAAGTTCCTCAATGCTCTTTAAGCCAAAATAATCAAGGAACTCTTTTGTTGTTCCGTACAGATAAGCTCTTCCTGCTCCCTCGGCTCTACCTACTTCTTTTATTAGAGCTTTTGCCATTAATGTGTGTAAGGGTCTTTCTGTTTTGACTCCTCTTATCTCCTCTATTTCCATTCTAGTAATTGGTTGTTTATAGGCGATAATCGCTAATGTTTCTAATGCTGCTTGAGATAAATTGGCTGTATGAGGGGATTCAACTAACTTTTTCAAATAGGAAGAGTACTCCTTTTTGGTTACTAGTTGAAAAGCACCTGCCATTTGCACAAGTGTAATTCCACGGTTTGGATTTTCATTGTATTCTTTTTCCAGTTCTCCAATTACTTGTTCAACCAACATCTGTTCTATTTCAAGAACATCGCAAATTTGTTTCATGGTGAGACCTTCATCACCGGCAGCAAATAATAAACTTTCAACAATTCCTCTCCAGTGAATAATCTCCATTACTCTCTTCCTTCCAAAACACAAACATAAATATCAGCAAAGTTTTTTTCCTGTTCAAGAATGATTTCATTTTGCTTCATTAATTCTAATAGAGCTAAAAAAGTTACGACAATATGCTCCCGATCATGAACAGGAAATAAATCAAAGAAATACTTTCGTCCTTTAATGCTTCTTAAATCATTTATAATTTCCTTCATTCTCGTTTCAAGCGATATTTCTTGGCGGGCGATTTTTGTTAAGAGCGGCCTTTGCAGCTTTCTTCTCCTTAATAACTTTTGTAAGGCTCCTAACATATCGTATAGTGACACATCAACCAATGGCTTTTGTTGGGCTATTACTGAATCCGTATATTGGGTTAAGTCGACAGGAGGTTTTGTAAACAATAAACTTCTTTCTTCCTCTAGCGTTCGTAGATCTCCAGCAACCTCTTTATATTTCCGGTATTCAATAAGACGTTCGACCAATTCCTCCCGCGGATCTTCTACTAGTTCAATTATGACATCTTCAAGTTGATTATGATTGGGGAGCAACATTTTACTTTTAATTTCTAATAACGTAGCCGCCATAACAAGAAATTCACTAGCAACATCAAGTTGTAATTCTTTCATCGTATGAATATAGTGCATATATTGTTCGGTTATTTGGGCAACTGGGATATCGTAAATATCTATTTCTAGTTGATTGATTAAATGAAGGAGTAAATCAAGTGGACCTTCAAAAGCCTCAATCTTTACTTTATATTGCATATTTTCCACCAAAACTTTTCACATAATAGTTGTTACTTATCTTTGTTGAATATCTTCTCTATTTGAAAATAAGCTATAATTAGTATAGTAGATTGACCGAATTTATCCAATAAAAATTTAAAGGAATACATTCTTAAACAAAGGGGATTAGAGCATGAACTTTCCACAAGAATATATCGATTTTTTAGTTCATTTTCACGGGGATCGCGATTATTTTGAATGTCATGAAATATTGGAGGATTATTGGAAAAAAGTAGATGAACGGAATAAAGACTCTATTTGGGTCGGACTTATTCAAATAGCTGTTTCCAATTATCATCACAGGCGCGGGAATCTCCATGGCGCCAAACGAATGTTAGAAAAGTCGCTTACCATCCTTTCAATGCACAAACAACCATTAGAAAAGCTAGGCCTTGACGCAACCGCTCTCTTTCAGCAAATGGAGCAACACTTATTACATATAAAAAACTCCGTGTCTTATAGCAGTCAACAACTACCTATCACTCCCGAATTGTTGGCTTTATGCAAAAAACGTTCGCAAGAATTAGAACTAGACTGGGGTAGTGAAAGCAATATGGAGGATTCGGAATTAATCCACCGTCATAAGAGGAGAGATCGTTCATCTGTCATTAATGAAAGACAACAAGCCTTACAGAAAAAAATGAATAGAAGGCAGTGAGATCATTCACTACCTTCTTCTATACACTTATCAATAAATGCGCTAGTAACCTTATTAGGTATAATTTGTTTATCCGGATACAAATCCTTTAATGCCATTACCATACTAGACCCAATTCCTTGTCCGCGATGGGATGGGTTCAGTGAAATGTGGTGAATCATAAATGTGGACTCATCATTCCAGACACCACCAAGTAGACCAATAATATCATCATCTACTTTCCATAAAAATAGCTGCCAATCTTTGTCAGACTCATATTGCTTTATGGTTTGTTGTAGTTTTTTTAAATCTTTTTCACTTGGCATATAGGACAGTAAACCCATAGCAATTTTCTCAAAACTTTTTTTATAACGAATAAGCATCATTAATCCCTCTTTATAAAACCAGTTGACCTAGTTTTACCTTTGTTAAAATTTTATCAAATTCGCTTACCGAATTTGCGCCCGGGTCTTTATCACGCGATTACGCCTCAGTGCGCCACTTTTGTGGCTTACACCTGACTAGAGGAACATCCTTTGTCGTGAAACTTCAATCAGTGGGTGTTCTATCCTACTGAATGCTGGTTGAACTAAACGGGTCTTTACTGGCAGTTGATTTCTACCTTCCTAGTTATATAATTAACTTGAGGTAGGGGTCTTACTACAGTTAAGACCCGGAAAAATTCCCCTAAAAAATCCGAGGCATCTGCCGGAGGCTTTATTTTATTCAGCAGGGTTTTAAACTACTATTAATGAACCGAACTTTACTTTTATTTCTTTCATCGTTCTGTTACAGAGAGTTACTGCTGAAAAAAGATAAATTGTATGACCTATTCATTTTGCAAACATCATACTTTTCATGATACCTAATTTATGGACATCTTTCAATGTCAAATTCGATATCGGACTAGAATTCATATTTACTTCTCTTTCTACTCAAAATTTTGTATGATGGAATTGCTTATCTTTATAGAAGGGATCACGAGGTGATAAAATTGAAAGTAATTAAACATGTAATCCTATTCCTGTGTATGCTTTTCATCCTTCCGCTCCAAAGCCATGCGGATGTTGCTGTTGGCGATACCATTATCACATTAGGTGAGAGTTTATCTGAAGAACAGAAGCAGGCCATCCTTGCAGAAATGAATGCACCCAAAGATGCCCAGATTATTACCGTTACAAATAAAGAAGAACATCAATATTTAGGTAATTATATTGCCAAGTCGATTATTGGATATAAAACCTTTTCTTCCTCAGCAATCACAATAAGAGAAAAAGGTTCAGGTCTTGAGGTTGAAACAAAAAACATAAATTGGGTAACAGATGAAATGTATCTAAATGCCCTTATTACTGCTGGTGTGAAAGATGCTGAAATTTATGTAACTGCACCTTTTGAAGTATCAGGCACAGGCGCTTTAACAGGATTAATTAAAGCCTATGAAGTTTCTGTTGATAAGACCATTCCTGAAGATGTAAAACAGGCTGCAAATGAGGAATTAGTAAAAACTGCTGAATTAGGAGACTCAATTGGAGCGGATAATGCTTCCGCTTTAATCGCCAAAGTAAAGGAAGAAATGGCAAAAACTCAACCTGAAACCGAAGCTGACATTAGAGCTATTATCGAACAAGCTGCAAAAGATTTAGGCATCACTCTAACTGAAGAACAAATCCAAAGTTTAATTGATCTCTTTAATAAATTAAAAGATTTAAATATTGACTGGAACCAAGTGGGCGAACAAATAAATATTGCAAAAGATAAAATTACCAAATTCCTTGAAAGTGAAGAAGGGCAAAGTTTCTTAGATCGATTGAAACAGTTTTTTATCAGTTTAATCGATGCCATTAAAGCGATGTTTGCCTAAAAGACAAAAGCTAAGCATTTGTTACAAATGCTTAGCTTTTTCATTAATAGATAGATCTAGTCGAATAAGATCTTCGTACGTTTCTCGTTTGACTACTAATTGTGCCTTTCCATCTTCAACGAAGACAACTGGTGGGCGTGGAATGCGATTATAATTATTTGCCATTGAATACCCGTATGCACCCGTACAAAATACCGCTAAAATGTCTTCATGATCACTTGCTGGTAAAGGCAAGTCCCAGATTAACATGTCTCCAGATTCACAGCACTTACCTGCAATTGATACTACTTCGGTAGGTTTCTCTAACGGTTTGTTGGCGAGAGCTGCTTCATATTTCGCTCCGTAAAGTGCAGGTCTAAGATTATCTGTCATACCTCCATCGATCGCAATATATTTGCGAACTTCCGGTACTTCTTTTCTAGAGCCAATTTTGTATAAAGTAATCCCTGCATCTCCAACTAGAGATCTACCAGGTTCAATTCCTAATTCAGGAATGTTCATTGAATATTCTTCTGCTTGTTTCTTTACTTCGTTAATAATTTCATTTACATAATCAGCTGCAGGTTTTGGTGTGTCATCTTCCGTATAACGAATCCCGAAACCGCCCCCAAGATTGAGAATCTCTGGTTGGTATGAAAAGCTAGTTTTCCATTGAGACAATTTTTTAAAGATTTTTTGTACTGCCAAAATAAACCCTGTTGTTTCAAAAATTTGTGAACCAATATGACAATGAATACCAGATGGTGTTAACCACTGAGATTCGATAATTTTTAATAAAGCTTCCTCAGCTTGACCATTTTCCAAGCCAAATCCAAATTTAGAGTCCTCTTGTCCCGTCAAAATATAATCATGAGTATGTGCCTCAATTCCAGGTGTAATTCTAATGACTACAGACATTTTTTGTTGTTTTTCCGCACATAACTCTTCTAACAGGTCTATTTCATAAAAATTATCGACAACCACATAGCCAATTTTATAATCTAGCGCCATCGATAATTCTTCTCTACTTTTATTATTGCCATGGAAATGAACCTTTTCCATTGGAAAGTCAGCCACAGCTGCTGTGTATAATTCTCCACCAGAGACAACATCAAGAGACAACCCTTCTTCATTTGCTAGTTGTACCATAGCAACTGATGAGAAAGCTTTGCTAGCAAAAGAAACTTGGGCGTTCACTCCATTTTTGCTAAAAGCTTCTTTAAAGCTTCGCGCTCTTTGTCTAATTAAGGCAACATCATAAACGTAGACAGGTGTGCCAAATTCTTTTACTAAATCTACCGTATCCACACCGCCAATTTCTAAATGTCCCCTATCATTTACAGTAGTTGTTCCATAATAGTACATGTTCGTCCCTCGTTCCTCATTAAAATAGATGTCACCAAGACTTCTTGTGTAAAATAATGTATCATAACAAAGTGAAATTCGCAATCGGCAAAACACACAATAGAGCTTGCGATTCCCCTCGCAAGCCCTATTTAAATTCGTCCCCTACATGAAGTTAGGAACTACTGTTTTGGTTGTCTTACCCGATTTGCCGTATGAATAATACTTGGTCTTAATTGTGCACCTGGGACGGCTCTTCGGATTAAGATTTGTAAAAATGCTTTCGGATGGAAAGGCAGTAACGGCCATAAATATGGGGTACTTAAAGAACGAATTCTTGCTAATAAAATAATATAAATGGTGATCCCCACGACTAAACCAGGTGTCTGGAAAATCGCAACGATAATTAGTATTCCTAACCTGGCCAACTTATTGGCTATCGCTAGTTCATAGCTTGGTGTAGCAAAATTCCCCATCGCAACAATAGAAATGTATAAAATGACTTCTGGAACAAATAAACCAACATCAATCGCAATTTGTCCGATTAGAACTGCAGCAACTAATCCCATCGCATTGGACAAAGCCGTTGGGGTATGGATTGCAGCCATCCGTAGAAACTCAATCCCAACATCTGCTAAAAAGACTTGAACAATAACAGGAATATTTGTTAATTTATTCGGTCCAATAAAAGCAATTCTTTCAGGCAAATGATGGGGTTCTAGGACAAATAAAAACCATAATGGCAATAAAAAAAGCGAGGTAAAAATCCCAAGAAAACGGACCCATCGAACAAATGTCCCGACTCCTGGTGATTGACGATACTCTTCCACATGCTGCATATGGTGAAAAATAGTGGTTGGTGTAATGATGACACTTGGAGAAGTATCTACATAAATTAGCACATGTCCTTCTAACAAGTGTGTTGCAGCAATATCCGCTCTTTCCGTATAACGGACGAGTGGATATGGATTATAGCCTTGTTTTAATAGAAACTCTTCTATTGTTTTATCAGCTAGTGGAATTCCATCAATCTCGATATTTTGTAATTCTTTCTTTATAATATCAACTAAATCTTTATTGGCAATTCCGTCAATATATCCAATTGCTATATCGGTTTTTCCTCTCTCACTTATACGCATGATTTCAAAGCGTAAGTTTTCATCACGGATCCTTCTTCTAGTCAATGCTGTATTTAAAATAATATTCTCGACAAATCCATCTCTTGAACCACGGATGACTTTTTCAGTATCAGGCTCCATCGGTGTCCTGCCGGGATAACTTCTAACATCTACAACTAAGGCTTGATCATACCCCTCAATAACTACAACCATTAAACCTGAAAGAACCTCGTCCACTAATTCATCAATCGATCTGATCGGTTTTACCGACTGATGGACGAGCCGATTATGTAAAATATCAAATAGATTTTCTGAATCCTGTTCGTTGTCATTAATTTCCACTAATTGTTCTGTTAACTCGATAATAAACCCCGCATCACATAACCCATTTACATAATAAAAATGAACATCTTTATTTAGAATTTTTAATTTCCGAACCCCTACATCAAAGCTTTTCCCCAGCCCAACTTTTTCTTTCATAAATTCTTCAACTTCGGTAACTGATCTAGGAATCGGTGTTTTTTCTTTCGCTTGACTAGCCATCAAAACCGCTCCTTTCTAAAATTAATCTTACGGCTTGTTTGGTAATCGGCGATCCTTTTTCATAATCATCTTTTCCCGCCATTTTTCCAATATCACCAACACCAACAATAATCGGTATATTTAACCCATCTAGACAGTAGACTGTATCTCCATATAATCTTCCAACATCCATTTCTTGAATCCCATATTTATCTACTCCCTTCTCTGTAAGGCAGCCCTC is a genomic window of Niallia sp. XMNu-256 containing:
- a CDS encoding superoxide dismutase, which encodes MNSRHEYLEEVLKWKEDVLTVLKDEGVNENESIYLRIHDFSTQLSRLVEEDASNEVLSVVQGEVAALHEEVEQYFIERQSHGSTFINETYVQPGKHVLPPLPYEYNALEPYISEEIMKLHHQKHHQSYVDGLNKAEISLAQARKNNDFSLVKHWSRELAFHGSGHYLHTIFWNNMTPKGGGAPGRLLLREIEKYFGSFDLFKKHFSEAAKAVEGVGWAILVWSPRSRHLEILQSERHMILTQWDTIPLLALDVWEHAYYLQYKNNKASYVDNWWNTVNWKDVEERFLKARQLKWKPF
- the scpB gene encoding SMC-Scp complex subunit ScpB is translated as MEIIHWRGIVESLLFAAGDEGLTMKQICDVLEIEQMLVEQVIGELEKEYNENPNRGITLVQMAGAFQLVTKKEYSSYLKKLVESPHTANLSQAALETLAIIAYKQPITRMEIEEIRGVKTERPLHTLMAKALIKEVGRAEGAGRAYLYGTTKEFLDYFGLKSIEELPPLPEKVEEDDFQAEADLFFDRFDD
- a CDS encoding segregation/condensation protein A produces the protein MQYKVKIEAFEGPLDLLLHLINQLEIDIYDIPVAQITEQYMHYIHTMKELQLDVASEFLVMAATLLEIKSKMLLPNHNQLEDVIIELVEDPREELVERLIEYRKYKEVAGDLRTLEEERSLLFTKPPVDLTQYTDSVIAQQKPLVDVSLYDMLGALQKLLRRRKLQRPLLTKIARQEISLETRMKEIINDLRSIKGRKYFFDLFPVHDREHIVVTFLALLELMKQNEIILEQEKNFADIYVCVLEGRE
- a CDS encoding DUF309 domain-containing protein; translation: MNFPQEYIDFLVHFHGDRDYFECHEILEDYWKKVDERNKDSIWVGLIQIAVSNYHHRRGNLHGAKRMLEKSLTILSMHKQPLEKLGLDATALFQQMEQHLLHIKNSVSYSSQQLPITPELLALCKKRSQELELDWGSESNMEDSELIHRHKRRDRSSVINERQQALQKKMNRRQ
- a CDS encoding GNAT family N-acetyltransferase translates to MLIRYKKSFEKIAMGLLSYMPSEKDLKKLQQTIKQYESDKDWQLFLWKVDDDIIGLLGGVWNDESTFMIHHISLNPSHRGQGIGSSMVMALKDLYPDKQIIPNKVTSAFIDKCIEEGSE
- a CDS encoding DUF1002 domain-containing protein, coding for MKVIKHVILFLCMLFILPLQSHADVAVGDTIITLGESLSEEQKQAILAEMNAPKDAQIITVTNKEEHQYLGNYIAKSIIGYKTFSSSAITIREKGSGLEVETKNINWVTDEMYLNALITAGVKDAEIYVTAPFEVSGTGALTGLIKAYEVSVDKTIPEDVKQAANEELVKTAELGDSIGADNASALIAKVKEEMAKTQPETEADIRAIIEQAAKDLGITLTEEQIQSLIDLFNKLKDLNIDWNQVGEQINIAKDKITKFLESEEGQSFLDRLKQFFISLIDAIKAMFA
- the lysA gene encoding diaminopimelate decarboxylase, coding for MYYYGTTTVNDRGHLEIGGVDTVDLVKEFGTPVYVYDVALIRQRARSFKEAFSKNGVNAQVSFASKAFSSVAMVQLANEEGLSLDVVSGGELYTAAVADFPMEKVHFHGNNKSREELSMALDYKIGYVVVDNFYEIDLLEELCAEKQQKMSVVIRITPGIEAHTHDYILTGQEDSKFGFGLENGQAEEALLKIIESQWLTPSGIHCHIGSQIFETTGFILAVQKIFKKLSQWKTSFSYQPEILNLGGGFGIRYTEDDTPKPAADYVNEIINEVKKQAEEYSMNIPELGIEPGRSLVGDAGITLYKIGSRKEVPEVRKYIAIDGGMTDNLRPALYGAKYEAALANKPLEKPTEVVSIAGKCCESGDMLIWDLPLPASDHEDILAVFCTGAYGYSMANNYNRIPRPPVVFVEDGKAQLVVKRETYEDLIRLDLSINEKAKHL
- a CDS encoding spore germination protein, with the translated sequence MASQAKEKTPIPRSVTEVEEFMKEKVGLGKSFDVGVRKLKILNKDVHFYYVNGLCDAGFIIELTEQLVEINDNEQDSENLFDILHNRLVHQSVKPIRSIDELVDEVLSGLMVVVIEGYDQALVVDVRSYPGRTPMEPDTEKVIRGSRDGFVENIILNTALTRRRIRDENLRFEIMRISERGKTDIAIGYIDGIANKDLVDIIKKELQNIEIDGIPLADKTIEEFLLKQGYNPYPLVRYTERADIAATHLLEGHVLIYVDTSPSVIITPTTIFHHMQHVEEYRQSPGVGTFVRWVRFLGIFTSLFLLPLWFLFVLEPHHLPERIAFIGPNKLTNIPVIVQVFLADVGIEFLRMAAIHTPTALSNAMGLVAAVLIGQIAIDVGLFVPEVILYISIVAMGNFATPSYELAIANKLARLGILIIVAIFQTPGLVVGITIYIILLARIRSLSTPYLWPLLPFHPKAFLQILIRRAVPGAQLRPSIIHTANRVRQPKQ